One window of Caldalkalibacillus uzonensis genomic DNA carries:
- a CDS encoding TrkH family potassium uptake protein, whose translation MKLNQFLSPFRVIILAYAVLILIGTVLLYLPVSQKPGVNLTLMEALFTATSAITVTGLTVVSTADSFSLFGIGVLAVIIQLGGIGIMSLGTFVWLVMGRKINLSQRMLIMVDQNQLKFSGLVHLMKNMLGIAILIESIGAVVLGTYYLNYFDPWYEAFLQGGFASLTAFTNAGFDITGQSLIPFAYDYFVQVVTMLLIVAGAIGFPVLVELKEYLSGKHSRYRFSLFTKVAVTTYFVLLIFGAVSIWLLEQGHYYAGMEWHQQLFFSLFNSVTARSAGLATMDIAQYGVATLLLISGLMIIGASPSSVGGGIRTTTLAVMFLTIRAFAQGKQHVHVFGRELHQEDIRKAFIVLSVFVAGLFLAILFISAIEQDNNIDLVAIIFEVSSAFGTCGLSMGITPDLAPLSQLILMVLMFIGRIGLVALLFSMKKTETKQRYHYPKERIIIG comes from the coding sequence ATGAAACTCAATCAGTTTTTGTCACCATTTCGAGTAATTATACTTGCTTATGCTGTTTTAATCCTGATTGGCACTGTTCTCTTGTATTTGCCTGTTTCTCAAAAACCAGGAGTCAACTTAACGTTGATGGAAGCACTGTTTACAGCGACAAGTGCGATTACTGTGACAGGGTTAACGGTGGTCAGTACAGCAGATTCATTCAGTTTGTTTGGCATCGGCGTATTGGCTGTCATTATCCAGCTGGGTGGTATTGGCATTATGTCCTTGGGGACGTTTGTCTGGCTGGTCATGGGGCGGAAAATCAATTTGTCCCAGCGCATGCTAATTATGGTAGATCAGAATCAACTTAAATTTTCCGGTCTGGTCCACCTGATGAAAAATATGCTGGGGATTGCCATATTAATTGAAAGCATTGGCGCTGTTGTGTTAGGTACATACTATCTGAACTACTTTGATCCTTGGTACGAAGCTTTTTTGCAAGGGGGCTTTGCCAGTTTGACAGCCTTTACCAATGCCGGATTTGATATTACGGGACAGTCTTTAATCCCCTTTGCCTATGATTATTTTGTGCAAGTCGTGACGATGCTGCTGATTGTTGCCGGGGCCATCGGTTTTCCCGTTTTGGTGGAACTGAAAGAGTATTTAAGCGGCAAACATAGCCGCTATCGCTTTTCATTGTTCACCAAAGTGGCAGTGACAACCTATTTTGTCTTGCTGATTTTTGGAGCCGTTTCTATCTGGCTTTTGGAACAGGGCCACTATTATGCAGGTATGGAGTGGCACCAGCAGCTGTTTTTTTCCCTGTTTAACTCTGTCACAGCCAGAAGTGCCGGGTTGGCCACCATGGATATTGCCCAGTATGGAGTGGCCACCTTGCTCTTAATCTCTGGTTTAATGATCATTGGAGCCAGTCCATCCAGTGTAGGTGGCGGGATCCGCACCACCACCTTGGCGGTCATGTTCTTAACGATTCGGGCCTTTGCCCAGGGCAAACAGCATGTCCATGTCTTTGGACGGGAATTGCACCAGGAAGATATTCGCAAAGCTTTCATCGTCTTGTCAGTATTTGTCGCCGGTCTGTTCCTGGCCATTTTGTTCATCTCAGCTATTGAGCAGGACAACAACATTGACTTGGTGGCCATTATTTTCGAGGTCAGTTCCGCTTTTGGGACTTGCGGGTTATCTATGGGAATCACACCAGATCTTGCTCCCCTCAGCCAATTGATCTTGATGGTGCTAATGTTTATCGGTCGAATCGGACTGGTGGCACTGTTGTTCTCCATGAAGAAGACAGAAACCAAACAGCGGTATCATTATCCTAAGGAACGCATTATTATTGGT
- a CDS encoding DUF2507 domain-containing protein, with translation MNKLFAHPYDEPDHELVKMKGQAIPLISYHLIRDQLLPMITGEYQSVILYWAGKDLAQQFKPPNLNSLTHLFLEFGWGELSLEQNQPRLKTFRLTSPFFNQRQIEKNQSTFSLECGFLTEALAQLENKDAEGEYELVQKKQDVTVQFQVYLEEKQAEKKGTSSA, from the coding sequence ATGAACAAATTGTTTGCTCATCCTTATGACGAACCGGATCATGAGCTGGTTAAAATGAAGGGCCAAGCCATCCCTCTGATCAGCTACCATCTCATCCGTGACCAGTTGCTGCCCATGATTACCGGGGAGTATCAAAGTGTCATACTATACTGGGCAGGAAAAGATTTGGCCCAGCAGTTTAAGCCGCCAAACCTAAACAGCTTGACTCATCTGTTTCTCGAGTTTGGCTGGGGAGAGTTAAGCTTGGAACAAAACCAGCCTCGCCTGAAAACGTTCCGTTTGACTTCTCCTTTCTTTAACCAGCGTCAAATTGAGAAAAATCAATCTACCTTCTCCCTGGAGTGCGGTTTTTTAACTGAAGCCTTGGCCCAACTTGAGAATAAAGATGCTGAAGGGGAGTATGAACTGGTTCAAAAGAAGCAAGATGTCACGGTTCAGTTTCAGGTTTATTTGGAGGAAAAACAGGCAGAAAAGAAAGGAACATCTTCTGCCTGA
- a CDS encoding aspartate kinase, protein MGLIVQKFGGTSVGSVERIQHVANLIKQEVDNGNKLVVVVSAMGKSTDQLVDMARQITKRPSPREMDMLLTTGEQVSIALLSMALHELGLEAVSLTGWQAGIHTEDVHQNARILDIEKQNVLGYVEEGKVVVVAGFQGITADGQITTLGRGGSDTTAVALAAALGADRCDIYTDVTGVFTADPRIVPAAAQLKQISYDEMLELANLGAGVLHPRAVECAKNYQVKLMVRSSFEAVEGTEVKEEAVMETGKVVHGVAHDDQVTKVTVKGLKNEIGVLSRLFNLLAEYHINVDIIINQNIQGEEQTNISFSLDTDDLDKALQVLDDHKAQLNYEDIVYERDMAKVSIVGAGMISNPGVAAQMFQSLAEAGIEIKMVSTSEIKVSCVVPHKDMVKAVQTLHAAFGLDRVADKVSATN, encoded by the coding sequence ATGGGGTTAATCGTACAAAAATTTGGCGGTACATCAGTTGGGTCTGTTGAGCGTATTCAACATGTGGCCAACCTGATTAAACAGGAAGTGGACAATGGCAACAAATTGGTCGTGGTGGTCTCAGCCATGGGCAAGTCGACTGATCAGCTGGTTGATATGGCCCGCCAGATCACCAAGCGGCCTTCTCCGCGGGAAATGGATATGCTCCTGACTACAGGTGAACAGGTCTCTATTGCCTTGTTAAGCATGGCTTTACATGAATTGGGGTTGGAGGCCGTCTCCTTAACCGGCTGGCAGGCCGGCATCCACACGGAAGATGTTCATCAAAATGCACGCATTTTAGATATTGAGAAGCAAAACGTCCTGGGTTATGTGGAGGAAGGCAAAGTGGTTGTGGTTGCTGGGTTCCAGGGCATTACCGCTGACGGCCAGATTACCACGCTGGGCAGGGGAGGTTCTGATACCACGGCGGTGGCCCTGGCAGCTGCCCTGGGAGCTGACCGCTGCGACATTTATACAGATGTAACCGGTGTCTTTACGGCCGATCCGCGCATTGTGCCTGCGGCTGCCCAGTTAAAACAAATCAGCTATGATGAGATGCTTGAACTGGCCAATTTGGGAGCAGGCGTCTTGCATCCGCGGGCTGTGGAGTGTGCCAAGAATTATCAGGTTAAGCTGATGGTCCGGTCAAGTTTTGAAGCGGTGGAAGGAACAGAAGTGAAGGAGGAAGCAGTAATGGAAACAGGTAAAGTGGTGCATGGTGTGGCCCATGATGATCAGGTGACCAAGGTGACGGTCAAGGGGTTGAAAAACGAGATTGGAGTATTATCCCGCCTGTTTAACTTGTTGGCCGAGTATCACATTAATGTTGATATTATTATCAATCAAAATATCCAGGGAGAGGAGCAAACCAATATTTCTTTCTCCCTGGATACGGATGATCTGGACAAAGCCTTGCAAGTGCTGGACGATCACAAGGCACAGCTGAACTATGAAGATATTGTTTATGAGCGGGATATGGCCAAAGTATCCATTGTCGGCGCGGGTATGATCTCTAACCCCGGGGTGGCTGCTCAAATGTTCCAGAGCCTGGCTGAGGCTGGCATCGAGATTAAAATGGTATCTACATCCGAAATTAAGGTTTCCTGCGTGGTGCCACACAAGGATATGGTGAAGGCAGTACAAACACTGCATGCTGCGTTCGGGCTAGACCGTGTCGCTGACAAAGTTTCAGCAACCAATTAA
- the uvrC gene encoding excinuclease ABC subunit UvrC, with amino-acid sequence MTVLQEKLSLLPEKPGVYMMKDEQDEVIYVGKAKVLKNRVRSYFTGSHDGKTQKMVSEIADFEYIITSSPVEALLLECNLIKKYNPRYNVLLKDDKTYPYIRLTKEKHPRLEVTRRIKKDGSKYFGPYTNVGSAREVKRLLDRLYPLRKCRTIPDRVCLYYHMGQCVAPCEFKVDPEQYEQMTKDIVRFLNGGHEQLIRELKAEMEKAAEELNFERAKELRDLIRHIEAVIAKQSITINDHTDRDVFGYAFDKGWLCVQVFFVRKGKLIEREVSMFPFYTDDVAEALLSFIGQFYFEKEHVLPKEILVPEVIDGELLSEWLKIKVHTPKRGIKRDLLQMATTNAQSALKERFELLERDEERTITAALNLGQQLGIGPLRRIEAFDNSNIQGTHAVAAMVAFINGKPAKHEYRKYKIRSVQGPDDYESMREVIRRRYTRLLKENLPLPDLIIVDGGKGQMGAAQDVLENELGLDIPVSGLAKDEKHRTAELLFGSPPEPVSIKRDRPEFYLLQRIQDEVHRFALSFHRQMRQKNMFHSVLDDIPGVGPKRKQRLLQHFGSVKKMKEATIADFKGAGISEKLARTILDHLQGVQQSAKEQSGQG; translated from the coding sequence ATGACGGTATTACAAGAAAAATTATCTCTGCTTCCTGAGAAGCCCGGTGTTTATATGATGAAAGATGAGCAAGATGAAGTCATCTATGTGGGTAAAGCCAAGGTGTTAAAAAACCGGGTGCGTTCCTACTTTACCGGCAGTCATGACGGTAAAACCCAAAAAATGGTCAGTGAAATTGCCGATTTTGAATATATCATTACCTCCAGCCCGGTGGAAGCCTTGCTCTTGGAGTGCAACTTGATCAAAAAGTACAACCCACGCTATAACGTACTTTTAAAAGATGATAAAACTTATCCTTATATCCGCTTGACCAAGGAGAAACATCCCCGGTTGGAAGTGACCCGCCGGATTAAAAAAGATGGCAGCAAATATTTTGGCCCGTATACCAATGTGGGATCGGCCCGTGAAGTGAAGCGTCTCTTGGACCGCCTCTATCCGCTGCGCAAGTGCCGAACAATCCCTGACCGGGTATGTCTGTACTACCACATGGGTCAATGTGTGGCACCCTGCGAGTTTAAGGTAGACCCTGAGCAGTACGAACAGATGACAAAGGATATTGTCCGTTTCCTTAATGGAGGACATGAGCAGCTGATCAGAGAATTGAAGGCAGAGATGGAAAAGGCGGCAGAAGAGCTAAATTTCGAGCGGGCCAAAGAGTTGCGTGATCTGATCAGGCATATTGAAGCGGTCATTGCTAAACAGAGTATTACCATCAACGATCATACGGACCGGGATGTGTTCGGTTATGCCTTTGATAAGGGCTGGCTGTGTGTGCAGGTCTTTTTCGTCCGCAAAGGCAAACTGATTGAGCGGGAAGTGTCCATGTTTCCTTTCTACACAGATGATGTGGCTGAAGCACTGCTTTCATTTATCGGTCAATTTTACTTTGAAAAGGAGCATGTGCTGCCCAAGGAGATCCTGGTTCCGGAGGTCATTGACGGGGAACTGTTGTCTGAATGGCTGAAAATTAAAGTGCATACGCCCAAAAGAGGCATCAAGCGGGATTTGTTGCAGATGGCTACGACCAATGCACAATCGGCGCTCAAGGAAAGATTTGAGCTGCTGGAACGGGACGAAGAAAGAACCATCACCGCCGCTCTTAATCTGGGCCAACAGCTGGGCATTGGTCCCTTACGCCGGATCGAAGCGTTTGACAATTCCAACATCCAAGGCACTCATGCGGTGGCGGCCATGGTGGCCTTTATCAATGGTAAACCGGCTAAACATGAATACCGCAAGTATAAAATCCGTTCAGTCCAGGGGCCGGACGACTATGAATCGATGCGGGAAGTGATCAGAAGGCGCTATACCCGCCTGTTAAAGGAAAATCTTCCATTGCCTGATCTGATTATCGTGGACGGAGGAAAAGGGCAAATGGGTGCAGCTCAGGATGTGCTGGAAAATGAACTGGGCTTGGACATTCCTGTTTCTGGTCTGGCCAAAGATGAGAAGCACCGTACCGCAGAGCTCTTGTTTGGATCACCGCCCGAACCGGTGTCGATCAAGCGGGATCGTCCCGAATTTTACCTGTTGCAACGTATTCAGGATGAGGTCCACCGCTTTGCCCTCTCCTTTCACCGGCAAATGCGCCAGAAAAATATGTTTCATTCGGTGTTGGACGATATACCGGGGGTTGGTCCTAAACGTAAGCAGCGCTTGTTGCAACATTTCGGTTCTGTTAAAAAAATGAAAGAAGCCACGATCGCTGATTTTAAAGGGGCAGGGATTAGTGAAAAGCTGGCCCGTACTATTTTGGACCACCTCCAAGGGGTCCAACAATCCGCTAAAGAACAGTCAGGTCAAGGATAA